GCCCCGGTTACGTCGATCGAACGAGTTCTGAGTGCGGGGCCGTCCGGGCCGGCTGCCTCAGTATCGCCCGGGCGACCGTCACGACACAGGCGACCCCGAGCAGCAGGCCCCAGGTGACATCGGTGAGGAAGTGCATGCCGCGGTACAGGCGGGAGAAGGCGACCGTGAGCGGGGCGGCGATCCCCAGCACCCAGATCACCACCTGGAGCGCCCTGTTGCGGACGTGCATGGTCAGGACGAGCGCGACCCCGCAGTAGAAGGCGACGGCGGCGCTGACGTGTCCCGACGGGAAGCTGGAGGTGGGCGGGGCGGGGTCGAGGTGCTGTACGGGAGGCCGGTGCCGCCCGACGGCCTCGGTGACGGCCAGGAAGATGAGCGACTGGCTCCAGACGGCTGCGACCAGGAAGACCGATTCCAGCCAGCGCTTGTACACGAGCCTGAAGACGATCACGGCGACCGCGGTGAGCGCCACGATGTAGGGCGTGTCCGACAGGCTGCTGCCGAAGTCGGTGAGCGTGTTCCACAGCGAGGTGCGGTCGGCGGCCAGCGACCGGCTCACCGCCGCCTCCCCGGTGGGCCAGGCGAGGATCAGCCTCCCCACGCCGTACGTCACCCCGCCCAGCAGGAGCAGCGGTAACACGAGCATCAACGCGTAGTACTTCACCAGCTCAGTCTTTGACATGCGTCACCCTCACCGACTCGGGCTCTACTCCTTCGGCCAGCGGCGAGGCGGGCCTGCGGCCCTCACCGCGCCGCCACGTCTCGAATCCGGCCGCGGTGGCGGCGATCACCGCCGCCCCCAGAACGATCCCCGCGACCACGTCGCTCACCCAGTGCACGCCCAGCGCGATCCTGGTGTAGCCGACCGACAGCACGACGAACCAGGCGAGCGCCCAGGCCACGTACCTGCCCCATCGGGGCAGACTGGGCAGCAGCAGCAGGACGAGCACCCCCGCGCCGAGCGTCACGTTGACCGCGTGGCCCGAGGGAAAGGAATCGCCCGGGGCGAGCGCGACGGGGTCGGGCAGATGCGGCCTGGCTCGGGCGACGATGATCTTGAGTGCGAGGCCGAGCAGCCCGCCCACGGTGATGGTGGTGACCGCCCAGACGGCCAGCCTCGGCGCTCCCTTGTACAGCAGCCAGGCGGCGTACGCGATGACCGCGATCCGCCACGGCCACGGCCCGAACACGTCCGTCCACACGATGAGCAGCCGCGTCACAGCGGGGTGAGCGAGCGCATATTGGTGCAGTTCGTCGGCGACGTGTGAGTCCAGCCCGTTGACCGGCATCTTCGCCACGACCAGCAGCAGGCTGAACGGGATCATGATCAGCGCCACCGCCAGGGAGGCTATCGCCAGCCGCAGCCCCAGCCGCCTTTCGTCGTTGCGCATTCCATGCTCGGTACCCCAGAAGGAGGACTTGATTCCTCGGTCTGAACGGCGGCGCCGAGGGTAGTCCGGAGCGCATGTCCCCCACCAAGTCCCCCACTGTGGCGGTCGTCGCGCACCGCAAGAAGACTCTCGGCGCAGGCCTGGACAGGTTACGTGTGCTCATCACCGAGCAGGACGTGGGCGATCTCCTCTGGTACGAGGTCGGCAAGAGCAGGAAGGCGCCCAAGAAGGTCCGCCAGGCGCTCAACGAGGGCGCCGAGCTGGTATTCGTCTGGGGCGGCGACGGCATGGTGCAGCGCTGCGCCGACGTGCTGGCCGGCTCGGGCGTGCCGATGGCCATCCTCCCGGCGGGCACCGGGAACCTGTTCGCCACGAACGTGGGCATCCCCGTCGACCTCGAGGAGGCGGTGCGGATCGGCTTCCACGGCCGCCGGGAGCGGCTGGACCTGGGCCTGCTGAACGGCGAGCACTTCGCGGTGATGGCGGGGGCGGGGTTCGAGGCCGAGATGATCGCCGACGTCGGCGGGCAGGCCAAGCAGCGCCTCGGCAAGCTGAGCTATGTCAAGGCGGCCGTCCGGCACGTCGGCGGGCCGCTGGTGCCGATGAAGATCAAGGTTGACGGGGCGACCTGGTTCGAGGGAGAGGCGAGCTGCCTGCTGCTGGGCAACGTGAGCACGATCGCCGGCGGCATCGAGGCGTTCGACGACGCCCGGCCGGACGACGGCTGGCTGGAGGTCGGCGTCGCCACCGCCAAGGGCCCGATCCAGTGGGGGCGGGTGCTCGGCAGGATGTCCGCGGGACGCTCCGACGAATCCCCGCTCGTCCGGATCTCCCGAGCCAGGAAGGTGTCCGCCCGGTTCGGCGTTCCGCTGACGTACGAGCTGGACGGCGGAGAGCGCGGGCGCACGAGCCGGCTCAAGGTCAAGGTGGTCCCGGGCGGGCTCACGGTCTGCCTTCCACCGGACGCTCGCCCCTGATCCGGTGGACCGCCGGCCTGACACGGTGTTCCAGGAGGAGCAGCGCGATGTCGTCGGCGTGCTGACTGGTGTGCGGGGCATGATCGAGGAGCGTCCTGCCGAGCTGCTCGATGCCCGGGGAGCCGTAGACCAGGTGGCCCGCCAGGTTGGCGATGGCATGGTCCAGGTCTACGCCGGGCGTCTCGACGAGGCCGTCGGTGTACAGGGCGAGGAGGGCGCCAGGGGGGAAGGGCACCTGAAGCGTGGAGTAGTCGGCGTCGGGGTCGACGCCGAGCAGCAGGCCGGCCGGCACGTCGATGATCTCGGCGGGCATGTTGGGCGGCCGCAGCAGCGGCGGAGGGTGCCCGGCGCTGGCCGCGCGGAGCGTGCGCAGCTGCAGATCGACGTAGACGAGCAGGCAGCTGGTGAACAGCTCGGTGTCCACGTCGATGAGCAGGCGGTTGGTGTGCTTGAGCACGTCGCCGGGGCTGGCGCCGGCGACCGCGTTGGCGTGGATGGCGGTGCGCACCTGTCCCATGAGGGCGGCCGCCGTCATGTTGTGGCCTTGCACGTCGCCGATGACCGCGGCGGCCGAGGTGTCGGTCAGGCGGATCAGGTCGTAGAAGTCGCCGCCGATGCCGACGCCGCGGGTGGCGGGCACGTACCAGGCGGCCACGGCGAGGCCCGAGATCTCGGGCAGGCTCCGCGGGAGCAGGGCCTTCTGCAGGGAGTGGGCGAGCCGGTCCTTGCTGTCGTACCGCAGGGCCCGGTCCAGGGCGTGGGCGACCAGTCCCGCCAGGGCGGTGAAGGTGGCGCGCTCCTCGACGGTGAACGGGTGGGGCTCGTCGAAGGCGAGCAGGCAGATGCCGACGCCCTCGTCGTTGACCTCCAGCGGCAGGCACGCCCAGGCGGCCATCCGGTCGCACTCCTCGGCCTGCGGGTATCTCCGGCGCAGCTCGTTCACGTCGGCGAAGAACGCCGGCTCACCGGTCCGCGCGACGTCGCCGGCGGGCGTGCCCGGGGCGATGGGCAGGCCGTCGAGCCGTTCGAGGGCGTCCTGGCCGTAGCCGCGGGAGCCGATGACCCGCATCCTGCCGCCCTCGGCTATCAGGATCGCCATGGCCTTGACCTTGAACACCGGCATGACATGGTCGGCGGCCAGATCGATGATCTCCGGTACGCTCAGCGCCCGGGTCAGCGCCACCGCCAGCGGGAGAAAGCTGTAGAAGACCTCCGCCCGCGTGCGGGCCTCCCGGCCCGATTCGGGCTCGGTCATGTGGGCGGGGGCCTGCTGGCCCACGCCGAGGGGAGCGATCCGCAAGCTGATGCCGCACGGATCCGGATACATGCGGAACTCCATCATGCGGCCGTCGGGAGATCGGGCCACGCACGAGGTCGCCCGCTGGCTGACCACGGCGCCGCGGCAGCGGTCCTCGAACAGGGGATCCTTCAGCCAGGGCGCCGCCTCCCACAGCGGCCTGCCCAGCAGGGCCGTCACGTCTCCGTCGAAAAGCTCGGCCGCCGCGGCGCTGACGAACGTGATGCGGCCCTCCAGATCCAGGGAGAGACAGCCCACGTGGAGCTGATCGAGATAGCCGCAGACGACCGCCTCGGGATGTCGTTCGGGCCCTCGACGCGGCGCCGGAGCCAGGACGCGTGGTTCGCCGGCGAGGCTCGGCACGCGATCGACCGACTGCTGGAGGATGGCGGCGATCTTGTCACTGGCCAAGATGAGGGCCTGCCTCTCGTGCGGGGCCAGATCGCAGGCGTGCGACTCCGGCCAGATCAGGAGGAACACGCCCCACAGGCGCGAGCCGGTCATGATGGGGGCGGCGGCGATGGCGAAGGAGTACGGCGCGGCGAGCGCGGTCGCCGGGAAGCGCCGGGCGAGATCTTCGTGGTCGGGCACCCAGACCAGCCGGCGTTCTTGGGCGGCGGCCGCCACCGGGGTGCCGGCGTTCACCCTGACCCTGGTCCAGGGCTTGACGATCTGGGCCGGCAGGCCGACCTCCACGTCCATGACGAGGACGGGTTCGGTTTCCGACAGGAGGTAGACGACGCCGATGTGGGCTCCGGACTCGCGTACCGCCTGGAGGAGCACCTCATCCGCCTCGTACCCCTGCCGTGGCGCCGGATAATCCGCTCCACCCTGCGACAACGGTGCCGCATGCGAAGAAAAACCCATATAACGACCGTAAGAGGGCCGCGCCTGAGGCAAGAGACCCCATTGCCAGATCCTGGCCGCCAACTGGGTGGAAAATGGGCGATTTGCAATGTTCCACACATGCCTCCCAGAATCTCCGCGTAACAATCTTGCAAAGGACTCTTCACCAGCTGTGTGTGACCGGTCACACTGTTGTCTCAATGATGTGACCGGTCACATATCCCGTTGGGCGTCCCCTTCGGCGAATCCGTCCTGCTGCAGGAGAGAATCACCCATGCACCGACCCTCCGACGTCGTCACCGTCGACTTCGCGCAGCGCACCGGCCCCGTCCACGGCGGAGCGACCGGCATGCTCTACGGCCTGTCGGACCCGGGGGTGCCGGGAGACGCCCTGCTCGCCGGCGCCCGGCCGCGCACCGTCGCGCAGAAGGCGCCGGACGGCGACCAGCACCCCAACGGCGACGCCCTCGCGATCGCGGACGGCTTCTTCGCCGCGGGCGGCGAGGAGATCGTCGTTTACATGCAGGACGTCTACAGCCAGTGGCCCTACGAGAACCGCGGCATCGACGACTACCTCGCGAAGGTCGACACGATGGTCCGCAAGGTCGTCCGGGAGCGGCCGCACGACAAGGGCAGGTTCGTCTGGGTGCCCTTCAACGAGCCTGACGGCATCTGGTACCAGGACTGGGCGGCCGCCAAGGAGAAGTTCTTCAGCGACTGGCAGGTGGTGTTCGAACGCATCCGCTTGATCGACCGAGACGCCAGGATCGTCGGCCCGAACGAGGCCGACTACAACCCCGGCCGGCTGCGTGACTTCCTCACCTGGGCCAAGGACCACAACTCCCTGCCGGACATCATGAGCTGGCACGAACTGTCGCGCAGCCGGCTCGCCGACTACCGGGGCCACTACGAGCACTACCGCCAGATGGAACGCGACCTGGGCATCGGCCCGCTGCCCATCAACATCGACGAGTACGGCAACCGCCGCGACATGTCCGTCCCCGGCCAGATGATCCAGTGGATCTCGCTGTTCGAGGACACCAAGGTCGACGCCGACATGGCGTACTGGACCTATGCCGGCAACCTCGACGACCACGCGGTGCGCACCCGGCAGGCCAACGGCGGCTGGTGGCTGCTCAAGTGGTACGCGGACCTGACCGGGCAGACGGTCCAGGCGGTCCCGCCGCAGCTGAGCGTCGCCGACACGGTCCAGGCCGTCGCGGCGATCGACGAGTCCGCCCGGCGCGGCACCATCCTGGTCGGCGGCGGCTCGGAGCCCGTCAGGCTCGACATCTCCGGGCTCGACCCTGCCGTCTTCGGCAAGCAGGTCGACGTCCTCGTGTCCAGGACCACCTGGACCGGGTACGAGGGCGACGCGCTCCAACCGCCGGTCATCGCCGCGCGGCGCACCGGCGTGTCGGCGGGCAGGCTGCAGGTGGACCTGCCCGGCGGGGACGTGATGGCCGCCTACCGGGTCACCGTCGTCCCCGCAGGCGGCGGCGCGCCGGAGCCGGACGCCCCCTGGACGGTCTCGGTCGAGGCGGAGTCCGCCACGCTCCACTCGGCCCAGGCCTTCGACCAGGACACGACGGCGGACCCCCAGCTGTACGCGACCTCCGGCAAGCGGCACGTCGGCGCCATGAACAAGGTCGACTCCGCTGTGACGTTCGCCGTCACCGTGCCCCGCGACGGCCGCTACCGGCTGGGGATCCACCAGGGCGCGAACAAGGCGCCCGGCAGGCACGCGCTGTTCGTGGACGGCGCTCTCGACCAGATCGTCCAGTACTCCGCGAACCTCGGCTGGACCTACCGGGGCCGCACCGACGTGGAGCTCCAGCTGACCGCCGGCACGCACCAGCTCTCCCTGCGCACCAGCGCCGACGGCACGAACCTGCTGCCGGGCAGCGACATCACGCTCGACAGGTTCGACCTCACCGAGGCCGGTGCGGCGGAGCGGGCGGCGTACCCCGCCGACGAGGCGCGCCTGTCCGGCGGCGCGCGGATCACACGGCACGGCACGGGCCCCGCCATCGCCCTGGGCGGCGGCGCGCGTGCCACGTTCTTCGTCGCCGCGAGCGAGTTCGGCTACTACGACCTGGAGCTCGCCTACCGGGCACGCGGGACGGGCGGCCTCCGGGTGCTCGTGGACGGGCGTGAGATCCCCGGCCTGCGGGCACCGCACCCCGGGGAGGCCTCCTCGCGGGCGCGGGTGTACCTCCCGGCCGGCATCTCCGAGGTCCACGTGGGCGGCCCGGCCGGCCTGGAGCTGCGCGGCCTCACCACGGCACGGGCCGGCCAGGCGGACACGGCCGTGCACCGGGTCCAGGCCGAGCAGGCGCAGCTTGCCGGGACCGCGCAGGTGGTCGACGTCCCGGCCACGAGCGGCTCGAACGCCTCGGGGAACGCCTATGTCGGGCAGATCGGCAACGGCGCGGGCAACACCGTGACCCTCCCCCGCCCTGACGGGTTCGGTCCCGGCGAGTACGTCCTGACCGTGCATTACGCCAACGCGGACAGGAACCGCGGCCATCCGTACAACACGGACGTCATCAGCCGGTTCCTCGACATCACCGAGACCGGCGGCTCGACGACACGCGGTGTGTTCCGGCACACCTACGCGTGGGACAACTTCTGGCCGCAGGCGACACCGATCACGCTCACGACGGAGCAGGGCGCGATCGTCCTCGGCAACGCGAAGGCGTACGGGCCGAACATCGACCGGTTGGAGCTGGCGCGGCTGGTGCTGGAGGTGGACAACCGGCCGCGCGACTGACCCGTACCGTCACCGGCGCACCCCCCGAAGGCTGTAGAGGGATCTTCTTTTCGGTAAGCACAGTCCCCAGAATGATCAACCCATGTTAGAAAGGGGCTCGCGTTTCTGGGACGAGGTGTGCTGGGTGATGGACGACGTGCTCCGTGCGATGGCCGAGAAGATCTCGGCGGGGGCGCCCTCCGGGTGGCGGCGGGCGGAGCTGCGCGGGTTCGCGACCGGTCGCGGCGGGTCGGGGCACCGCGGCCTGAGGTTCGAGCCCGGGGGCATGGGTGACGACGTCGACGTGCACCCGGAGCTGACCGCGCTGCACGACCTCGCGGGGGCGCCGAACGGGCGGCTCACCGTCGAGCTGGTCGTCGAGGCCAGGGGCCGGTACGAGGCGGTGATCAGCCGGTCGCTGGAGCGCGACGAGGGCAACGGCTTCCTTTACGTGCTCGATCCCACCGCCCTGCCGGCCGAGCCGGGCACGTTCCAGGAGGGCCCGGCGAACGCCACGCCCGCCGGAGACCCGCGCGAGGCGGTCGCCCTGCTCGGGGCGTACTTGAGCGAACGCGACCGGATCCTGGGCTGGGACACGTACGCGCCGCCGCCCGCGCTTCCCGTGGCCCGCCGCACCCGGCTGGAGGCGCGCCTGCCGGCTGCGCTCCCCGACGACCTGCGCGCCCTCTACACGCATGTGGACGGCGACGGCGGCGAGGGCCTGCTGGACCGGCATCCGTGGTTCGGCCTCGAACTGCTGGAGAACCAGAGCAGGCGGGAGAACCGGTGGTGGGCGGCGGGCCGCGCCTGGCGCGACCACCTGGCGAGTCCGGTCATCAGCAGCGCGGGCGCGCCGCTGGCGGTGCGCCGGATGTCGGACCATCCGCGCTGGATCCCGTTCGCCACCAGCACGGGCGGCGACTTCCTGGCCGTGGACCTGGCGCCGGGACCGGGCGGACGCCCCGGCCAGGTCATCCGCATGGGGCTGCACCACGACGGCGGCCCGGCCTACGTCGCCGATTCGGTGACCGGCCTGCTGCGGCGGCACGTCGAGGCGCTGCGGTCGGGCGCCTACGAGGTGATGCCGAACGGGCTCTGGATCGACCTCGGCAAGCCGGGCCCGGACGCGCATGAGGAGTCACGCTCGCTGACGGTCGCGGGCGCGGACGCGGCGTCCCTGCGGGGCATGCACCACGGGATCGAGCGGTTATCGGTGGTCAACGCCCCTTGGACCGATTTCGGGGCGGTACGAGGCGCGCCGGCGCTGTGGGAGGCCAGGGTGGAGAACTGCCCGGGAGCCGACCTGGCGCCGCTCCGGGACACGCCGGTGGAGCTGCTGGACCTGTCCATGGACACGATCGACCTGGCGCCGCTGGCCGGCCACTCCACGCTGCGGATGCTGGTGCTGAGAACCGGGCGACCCGTGGACCTGACGCCGCTGCTGTCGTGCCCGCGGCTGTACGGGCTGGATCTGTCCACGGCGCCGATCCGCGACCTCGGCGTGCTCGGCGAGCTGCGGGGCCTGCTCTACCTGCGGCTGCGCCGCGCGCAGTGGGAGGAGCTGTGGAAGCGGGCCGGTCACCCGGCGGGGCTCGCGGCGGCCGGGCTGGCCGCGGAGCCACGCCGGGAGAAGGCCTGGTGGTGGTCGGTCGACAGGTCCTACCACGCCCCGGAGCCGTCACCGCGGACGGCGGCGAGCTGGGCGATCGACCTGGCCGGGGAGCACGCCGACGTGCTGGTGCGCACGGGCCGCCACACCCGGTCGCGCTGAGATCTAGCCCCTCGTCGAGATCAGGTCCAGGGCGCGCTGGTGCTGCTCCGGCGAGGGCGCCCTGGTCCAGGTGATGCCGGGCAGGTTCTCGGCGAGCATGCGCGCGAGGACGGCGGACATGACGTCCGAGGGCTCGGCGTACGCCATGTGGGGGCGCATGCCGCGGTAGCCCTCGAGCACCCGGCCGTAGTCGTACATGAGCGTGTTGGTGAAGCGGCTGCGCTCGGCGTCGGCGCGCTCGAGCCCCTCCACGAACTCGGGCTCCGGCTCCTCGATCACCGCCTTGTAGATGTCGAGCCGGTTGCGGATCTCGCCGGGCGAGGCGTGGCTGTGCGCGTCGTCGTACATCCTCGACACGTGCCGCGGCATCTCCGTGAGCACGGTGAGCATGCCGTAGCCGCCGTCCTCGTCACCGTAGCCGCCGACGCCGCCGTCCACGCCCTGCGCGCGCGTGGCGTCCATCATCGCGCTCGAGAAGGCGTACTTGTCCAGACCGTCGACCGGCTCCTCGAGCCAGTCGTCGTTCAGGTGCAGCACTCCCCCGGTCTCGGACTGCGCGGCACGGTCGAGGAGGTGACGTACGGCGCCCGCCGGGTCGGCGACCGCTTGCGGCCCCAGCGCGGCGAACTGCTCGGCCAGCAGGAACAGCGAGACCATCATCGACGGATGGTAGACGCGCAGCGCCCCCTCCTCCCGGTGCGGGTAGACGGTGCTCTCGTCGTCGTACGCCTCCAGCCCCGCCATGAAGGCCTGCTCCTGCTCCTCGGTGAGGATGAGCTCCCAGGCCCACTTGCGCTCCACGTGGAACTTGTAGAAGTCCTCGCCCCTGAGCGGGTCCCTGAACTTCCACCACAGGGCGACGCCGACGACGAGGGCGACGACGACGCCCAACGCTATCCACATACGAGATCGTCTCTCTTTCCGGTCCGGGGATCGGCCACAAAGAGCGGATCGTAGCGGCGAAGATCATCGTCTTACCGGAAAACCTGAGAAAACGATCAAATATCGGCATGCGGGTCAGGAAGTCTCGGGCCGGCCTCCCACGTCGCCGCTGAGCGCCGCCGTGACAGCCTCTTCCACGGTGGGATGGACGTTCATGACGTCCCACACCTTGGTGATCTGCAGCACACGAGCCGGCATGGGGTGCACCGCGGCCAGGTAGACCCCCTGCGGGTGCTCGGCGGCGTTGAGCCGTAGAAGCGTGTGGAGACCGCTGCTGTCCATGAAGCTCAATCCGCTCAGATCGAGCACCAGGGGCTGTCCCGACTGACGCATCCGCGTGGTGTACGACTCGAGCCGGTCGGCGTTGCTACAGTCGATCTCACCGGCCACGGTGATCAGCACACCCGCGATCAGCTGCCGGCACTCCAGTGTCAGAGGGGTCATGGCGGTTCAGTGCGCCGGTGGCGCCTGCACAGCAGTGACGAGCATGGCGTCCTCGCAGTAGGTGGTCAGCAGGGGTTTGACAACGGCGAAGGGACCGTGCGACAAGAATAATCCCCGAAGGGGGTTACCGGAAACCCGTTTCGCCATAAGATCTTCAGGTAAACAGTTTTCGCCCGCTCCACGGGTCGGCATCCCCTGGCGCGGAGGAGGCGAAGTGAGCCGTGAGTACATTGGATGACCGTCCCTCCACCTGGACCTTCCTCACCCATCACGCCCGCGTGCTGGTGGAGATCGCCCGCGACCCCCAGGTACGGCTACGTGACATCGCCGCCAGCATCGGCATCACCGAACGCACCGCCCAGAACATCGTGCGCGACCTCTACGAGGCCGGCTATCTGACCCGCACCCGCATCGGGCGGCGCAACCACTACACCATCAACCCCGAGCAGCACTTCCGCTACCCCACCGAGGCCGGGCTGCCCATCAGCCTGCTCATCGACATGTTCACGCAGCACGACATGGCCGCCGCCGAGACCACCCCCGGCGAGCCGTCCGCGTCCTGACCGCCGGTCTCAGCTCAGCAGTTCGCGGGCCAGCGCCTCGCGCCACCACCGCTCGACCCGATCGGGTGACCAGCCGCGCTCTGCGGTGAGCGTGGCGTAGACGTCGATGCTGCACAGCCCCGCGTAGACGTCGACCGCCGCCGCCACGTCCAGGCCCTCCCGCAGGACGCCCGCGGGCCACGAGGAGAACACCGCCGTCCGGGTCTCGTCGGCCCGCCTGCGACCGTCGCGGTAGACCGCCGCGAGCTCCGGCTCCGTACGGCCGGCCTCGCGCAGCAGCGTGATCACGTCGCCGGCGCGCTCGTACAGGCGCCGGTCGAAGCCCGCCATCGCGGCCAGCTGCCGCGCGGGATCGCGCTCCGCGGCCTCCAGCTCCGCGAGCTGCTGCGACGGGTCGGCCGACAGGTCGGCCGCGTCGGCCAGCGCCCGGGTCAGCCCGCCCTTGTTGCCGTACGCCGCGTAGACCGTCGGCACGGAGACCCCGGCCTCGCGCGCCACGTCGCGCACGGTGGTGGCGGCCCAGCCCTGATCGACGAAGAGCCGGCGCGCCGCACGGGCGATCTCGGCACGTGTCTCCAGCGCCTGCGTCGTACGGCGCAACGAGTCGTACCGACGCCGGCCCACCTCTGCATCCATGCTCAGCACCCTAATGATTTACGCTACTTATATTGAATATAAGACACGTATGGAGGCACCATGCGCTTCTCCCGGATCAGCGGCATCGCCGCCATCGGCTTCGCCACCACGATCGTGACCGTCAACCTCGTCCTGACCCCGGCGGGGCTGCCGCTCACCGGGGCCGCGCCGGCCGAGGTCAACGCGTTCTTCAGCGCGAAGGGCGCCCTCGTGGGGCTCGGGTCCGCGCTCACCCCCGCCGCCTGGGTGCTGGCCACCGTGTTCGGCGCGGGCGCCGTCGCCGCCCTGTGGACGTCGGAACGGGAACGGGGCGAGGCCTGGTCCCTGGTCGGGTTCACCGGCGTGGCCCTGCAGAACGTCACCTTCGCCGCGGTCATCGCCACCCGGCTGGCGCTGTCCAGAACGGCCACGGACGCGCCCGCCGGGACCCCGGGCCTGTGGGCGTGGCACGACGGGATCTTCACGCTCAACGCCACGTTCCTGGCGATCGCCCTCGTCGGCCTGTCGGTGGCCGGGCTGCGGGCGAGGTTCATCCGGCCCTGGCACGGCGCACTGGGGTTCGTCGCGGCCGCGCTCCAGTTCGCCTCCGCCTGCCTGGCCTTCTGGATCATGAAGGAGCAGGGGCCGCTCGGGCTCATCGGCCTCGCCGGCTGGCTGCTCTGGGTGGCCTGGATCGTGGTGTACGGCATCCGCCTCGTCCGCGCGGCCTGATCGCGGCCCTAGGGTGGGCTTCATGGACCACGTCCTGATGACTGAGCGCCTGATCCTGCGTCCGGTGACCGTAGCCGACCATGCCGAGCTGGTGGCTCACTGGACCGGCCCGGATGTGCGGCGGTTCCTCTTCGACGGGGCGGTCCTGTCCCCGGCGGAGATCAGCGAGGTCATCGAGGACAGCGTGCGGGACTTCGCCGCGGCCGGCCACGGTCTCTGGCTGGTCCGGCAGAAGGACGGGACCGCTCTGGTCGGCACGGCCGGGCTGCGGCCGTTGGAGGAGCTCGGGCTCGAGGTCTTCTACAGCCTGGAGCCCGCCGCGTTTGGCAAGGGCTACGCCACCGAGGCCGCCCGCGCGGTGGTCGAGTACGCACTCGGCCCTCTCGGGCTGCCCGAGGTGCTGGCCGAGGTCGACCAGGGCAACGCCGCGTCGGTGGCGGTCGTCGAGCGGCTCGGCATGACGCCGTTCGCGGTGGTGCCCGGCCTGCTCGGCCCGATGACCCGTTACCGGCGCACCCCCTGACGGTGGCGTTCGCGCGTCACGGCAGCTCCCGGATCGCTCCGGCCAGTTCCTCGGCGTGGGTGAGCTGGGGATGGTGCCCCGCCCCCTTGATCGTCGTCACCCTCGCCCGGGTGCCGAGCGTGTCGAGCAGCGCGCGGCCCTCCCCGGTCAGCGGGTCCCCGGCTCCCACGATCACGTGTACGCGGCCCTGGTAGCGGGCGAGCGCGGCTCCGAGCTCGCCGCGCCGGC
This genomic interval from Nonomuraea helvata contains the following:
- a CDS encoding GNAT family N-acetyltransferase, which produces MDHVLMTERLILRPVTVADHAELVAHWTGPDVRRFLFDGAVLSPAEISEVIEDSVRDFAAAGHGLWLVRQKDGTALVGTAGLRPLEELGLEVFYSLEPAAFGKGYATEAARAVVEYALGPLGLPEVLAEVDQGNAASVAVVERLGMTPFAVVPGLLGPMTRYRRTP